CAGCTTCCTCGATATTTTGTCGGAAGCTGATAGCTTATATATTGCTGGAAAAATTGAAATAATGATAAATGCTTGCAATGAATTCGTTGACTATAGTGACTCTCCTTAGGAACATTAGTGCTTTTATTCACCAGTACTCTTAAGAAGAAAATTCTGGTCGTCTAAGAGCAATTACTGGTGAAAGTAAGTTTGCGCTGCGTCAAAAGATTGTTAGCTTAAATATTTGCTGATTCATCTACCTCCAACTCATAGTGAAAGAAAATTTGCTTCGAGAATTTATATCTCAAGACCGAAAGCCGTAGGGGGAAAGCAACAAATGAAGATGAAGTCATCGCAGCTTCGACTCTTTATGGATTTAAAGCTTACACCATAGAAAACTTAAGCTTTGCTAAACAGGTGAGATTATTTTCACAAGCGGAAACTGTTGTACCAACTCATGGTACTGGTTTAACCAATATAATATTTGCACAAAATCTAACTGTAGTTGCTCGATTCACTCGATTCATTTGTTACTCCTAAGTTTTTTATTAGCAAAAGCTTTTAGTTTTTGCCACGAATGCTTAACATCAGGTAGGCAAGTGCAGTTACAATACAGTCAAAAGTTCAATGAAGTATAAGTTCAGTCGATATACCCCAACTACAGAACCTTATTGTTAAGTTATTTAGCGGCAATTTGCTCTTTTTAAGAGTCTTTTTTTTGGGGTTTCTAGTGGTACTTATTATCCATAATTTTGCTATGTGTAAAATCACTATTTTACAGAACTAGAGTCATTATATTAAGAACATCATGCAGGCAATTATCTACGCTATCAAAAAGAAGATTTTAGTGGGTCGATTGAAAGCAATTTCTATAGTGGCTAAGTACACGCTACGCCAATGGTTGTTTAAGCCCCTGACAAAAATAGTCGGCTTAAAAATTCTTGCTCAAGAAGATGTTTTAGCAGAAAAAGACAAATATCAAGTTTGGGAATTTGGTTTTCCAGAAACAGTTATCGCTGATGAAATACGTGAAAGTACAGATGAGATTCCTCAACTCATCCACAGTCATACTGGCGTTATTAATTTTGGCAAACCCTTCGTCTTTACAGTAACGAACGCTCAGCTTGTAGGTCCAGCAGTAGTTGGGTTTGATGAACCAGGAAATCTGATTGCAGAGACATTTCCTGGTATTGGTAACATCAAAAAATATTTACCAACGCGAACTTTGTTATTCAAAAGCTTACCTCGAATCAAAGTTCCGCAGTTAGAAACAGCATATTCGTTGGTTAATTGGAGGTCTCAAAACTACTATCATTGGGTAACCGATTGTTTGATTCGTTTAAAGGGACTAGAACACTACCGCGAACAAACCGGAAACAAACCGTTACTCATTATTCAAGCAAATCCACTGAAATGGCAAGTAGAATCACTGAGACTTTTAGGGTATGAGCCAGAGAATTGTATTCAATGGAAAGTACCAAGAGTAGAAGTCAAGCACTTAGTCGTTGCATCTGCGCAACGCGAACGGCGAACACCTTCTCCCGCAGCGTGTGTATGGCTGCGCGAACAGATGCTAAGTCATCTACCTGCGATTGATAGCGAACAAAATTTTGCCTCAAGAATCTACATTTCAAGAGCCAACGCAGTCGGTAGAAAAGTCGCTAATGAAGATGAGGTTTTAGCAGCTTTGACTCCTTATGGTTTTAAAGCCTACATACTGGAAAACTTGAGCTTCGCCGATCAAGTGAGGCTATTTTCACAAGCAGAAATCGTTGTAGCGACTCACGGTGCTGGTTTAACCAATATGATATTTGGCAAGAACTTGACCGTAATCGAGCTTTTTGATTCATTTTTGACGCCAGATTATTTTCTACTTGCAAAAGCGTTAGGTTTTAACTACAAATTCCTAACATCTGGGAAAAAAACGCAGTTTCAGTACAGTAAGAAGTTTAATGCAGTATCAGTTGATATCGCGAAATTGCAGGCACTACTTACCAAGCTTCTTGATACTTCTGATTTCTGGAATGTTACTCAAGATCGCCAACCTGTGAATACGATTTCTTGAACAAAATGCGATCGCCTACGCAAAGCGCAGTACCAGCAGCGATCGCGGATGTCACATCTAAAAATACCCATTAGCGTGTAAATCAAACTTATGAACGTACTTGTTACCGGAACAGAAGGCTACATCGGCTCGTTACTTGCTCCTATGCTGATTCAACGCGGACATAAAGTATTAGGGGTAGACACTGGTTTTTACAAAGTTGGTTGGCTATACAACGGTACTGAATACACTGCCAAAACCTACAACAAAGATATTCGACGCATTACCCCAGAAGATCTTCAAGATGTTGATGCTGTGGTACATATGGCAGAACTCTCAAACGATCCCACCGGACAACTTGCTCCCAATATTACCTACGACATCAATCACAAAGGTTCGGTACGCTTGGCAGAACTCGCAAAAGCCGCAGGTGTACGCCGCTTTGTCTATATGTCTTCTTGCAGTGTATACGGTGTCGCCACTGGCAATGATGTCACTGAAGAATCTGCCGTAAATCCGCAAACAGCTTACGCCGAATGTAAAACGCTAGTCGAGCGTGACGTTCAGGCAATGGCAGATGATAGTTTTTCTCCTACTTTCATGCGTAATGCTACCGCGTTTGGCGCTTCTCCTAGAATGCGTTTTGATATTGTGTTGAATAACTTGGCAGGTCTTGCTTGGACAACCAAAGAAATAAAAATGACGAGCGATGGTACTCCTTGGCGTCCATTGGTTCATGTCCTCGATATTTGCAAAGCGATCGCCTGTGTGTTAGAAGCACCGCGCGATATTATTCACAATCAAATCTTTAACGTAGGAGATAGCGCGAATAACTATCGAGTCCGCGAAATTGCTGAAATTGTTGCTGATGTCTTTCCAGGTTGCCAATTGAGTTTTGGTGATAACGGTTCAGATAACCGCAGCTATCGCGTTTCGTTTGAGAAGATTAACAAAACACTGCCAGGATTTAAATGCGACTGGAATGCTTTATCCGGCGCACAGCAGTTGTTTAACTATTTCACGCTGATTGATATGTCAACAGAAACCTTCTTATTTAGAGGATTCACGCGTCTCAAACAACTTGAGCATCTCATCAACACGCAGCAAATTGACGAAAACTTCTTCTGGACTTACTAAAACATCGTCCAAACGGTTCTCAAGATAGCAAGAGGTCATTACATGTGTCGGAAATAAGAGTCGAAGCTGAAAATATGACTCTGACAGGGTTTCGTTTAGAAACGAATACTGCTGCTTCAGGGGGACAAATTATTAGTTTAGTGGGAGGTGAACTTTCAGAAGTTGGTAGCGCCAGATTTACATTTGACGGTCCTTCTGGTTCGTACAACATTGTCGTGCGTTACTTTGATGAAACTGACGGAGTGAGTCATCTCGAAGTTGGCAAATCAGGGTTAACAATCGATGGTTGGTATTTCAACCAAAATCTCGGTAGCGCTTTGGCCAATACCCGAACACAAGTACGGCGTGCGATCGCGAGTGGGTTGACAGTCAAAACTGGAGACATCTTTAGGCTTTACGCAACTGAGAACAATGGCGAACCTGCTAGGATAGATTACATCGAATTCACACCTGTTGTAGCACCTGCGACTACGTCAACAATTATCAATGGGACAAACGCAAACGACCGATTAGTAGGCAATGCCAGAAACAACACGCTCAACGGGTTTGCTGGTAACGACATTCTCGATGGTCGAGGAGGTCATAATAAACTCAATGGTGGTAGCGGGATAGATACCGCGGATTACAGCCAAGCCACCAATGGAATTATTGCCAACTTCAATACAGGAACTGTGCTAAAACCTGTATTTGGCACAACGACACCGAAGGTCATGCCTTTAGGTGACTCAATTACCGCAGGACAGCACGCGGTTCAGCCAACTCCAGGAACTTATCGGATTCAGCTATGGAAAAACCTGCGTGCAGATAACTTAAGCGTAGATTTTGTTGGTTCGCAGTTCAATGGCCCTCCTAGCCTAGGAGACAAAAACCATGAGGGACACGGCGGCTGGACAATCAATCAAATCGCTGGCTTAGTGGATCAGGGAAGTATCAAGACATATCAGCCGCAAATAGTCTTGCTAATGATTGGCACCAATGATGTACTTCGTGGTCATTCGCTGAACACGATAACTGGTGATTTGAGCAATCTTATTGACCGCATTAGTCAAGATTCGAGTAATACGCGCATTTTTGTTTCCTCGATCGCTCCGATCGACCCTGCAATCAGAGGAACAACAAGAGCAAATTTAGCGAAAAGCTTCAACGCCTTGCTGTCTGATTTTGTCAGCGAGAAAGTTGCCCAAGGTAAAAAGGTAACGTATGTGAATGCGGGAGGCAGTCTCGACCTGACAGAGCTAGTACCGGATGGCGTTCACCCTAATGTTAGTGGATATAACAAAATAGGAAATGCATGGTATGACACGCTTGTCAAGCGCGACACGCTAACAGGTATTGAAAATGTTATTGGTTCTAGATTTGCCGACAAATTAATCGGAAATTCAGAGCACAATACGCTCAAAGGTGGTCTTGGAAGTGACACACTAACTGGTGGTGGTGGGGCAGATAATTTCTTTTATAAAGCGCCAAATGAGGGTGGTGATATTATCACCGATTTTGGTTTTGACGATCGCTTTACATTTTCGGCTGACGGCTTTGGTGGGGGGTTAGTTCGCGGTATCAAGCTAAGTACAATAGCTGCTGATACGGGAGTGTTTGTCAATGGTGCTAATCCTACTCCTCTTGGAAGTAGTGCTAACTTCTTGTACAACACTAACACCGGCGTCCTCAGGTTCGACCGCGATGGTGTTGGTGTTGAAAGTTCAGCCGTAACAATTGCAACTCTTCTAGGGACACCCTCGCTGAGTGCCAGCCAATTCTATATTTCCTAATTAAATGCGATCGCGCCAGTGCATCTTTTTTACAACCGTCATCGAGACGTACAATATCATGATCATCGACGCCCGCACATTACCAGAAAATACAATCATCGAGACCGAAGTTTGCATCATCGGTGCTGGTCCAGCAGGACTGACACTAGCACACGAATTGAGCGGACAGAACTTTCGAGTTTGCCTGCTAGAAAGTGGGGGGACCGAGCCTAATCAAGAAATTCAATCGTTTTGCGAGGGCAATATTACACAAGAACTCTCACAAGATTTGAGTGAGGCACGTTGTCGTCAGCTAGGTGGAGCCGCAAACTTATGGAACGATCGCACGGGGCAAAACCATGTTTGTGCAAGGCTTTTGCCTCTCGATGCAATCGATTTTGAAAAACGCGATTGGTTACCTTATAGTGGCTGGCCTTTTAGCAAGTCACACCTCGATCCATTTTACGAACGCGCGCAACATCTTTATCGGCTGCGACCGTTTGCTTATGATGCTGAGGACTGGGAATCGAACCAAACTCCTCGGCTACCTTTGGCGAGCGATCGCATCAAGTCTACTGTATATCAGTTTGGAGCACGCAACGTTTTTACGCACGAAATTCGTCATGAAATTAAACAGTCAAAAAACCTCACTACTTACCTCAATGCCAATGTCTTAGAAATCGAAACTAATGATGCTAAGACTATAAACTCCGTTCGCGTAGGCTGCTTGCACGGTCATCAATTTCGGGTAGGTGCCAAAATATTTATTTTAGCTATGGGTGGTATTGAAAATGCCCGTCTATTACTGTTATCAAACAAAACCCAAAACGTTGGTCTAGGTAATCACAACGATCTCGTTGGTAGATTTTTTATGGAACATCCATATCTACGTTTGGGCATGTTTACTCCTACCAATAGACAACTTTTCAAATCAGCAGCTTTATATGATATACACTGGAAAAACAACTTATTGATAATGGGAAAGCTTACGCTTAGTGAAGAATTGAAGCGGCGTCAACAGTTACTAAACAGTTGTTTGCTGCTTTTCCCAAAACCAAAAGCTTATGAATCAAAAGCTGTAAATTCATTAAAGAGTTTGCTCGCATCAAGCCGTAAGGCAAAAATCTCAAAAGATACTTTGGGACATTTAAGTAATGTGATAAGTGGGATGAATGACGCTATATCTTTTGTTTACGGAAATGTATTTAAATTACCAGAATTCAGTTACAATCCTGCTCAGGGAGGTTGGTCGCGTTTAAAAGGAAATTACAAAAAATTTAGCTCGTTTGAGGTAAGAATCAGTGCTGAACAAGCTCCAAATCCAAATGTTCGAGTTACTCTAAGTCAAGAGCGTGATCGCTTTGGGTTAAGAAAAATTAATCCAATTTCCTGGCATTGGAGTGATATCGATATCCACAGCATTGTGCAAACAGAAAAGATTTTTCAAGAAGAAATTGTTCGCGCTAACTTAGGTCAATATCGCTCGCTAACCGAACTGGATAAAGGTACGAGGCCTGAATGTGTTGGTGGCAATCATCACATGGGGACAACGCGTATGCATCCCAACCCTAAACAAGGTGTTGTCGATGAAAATTGTCGCATTCATGGTACCTCAAATTTATTTGTAGCAGGTAGTTCTGTTTTTCCTACAGGAGGTTGCGCTAATCCGACACTGACAATTATTGCTCTAGCTATTCGTTTAGCAGAGCAAGTGAAGAAAATGATGGCATCAAATGCAGTGACAACCTTACAGCGGCAACTAAACTAAATCCTTGCATGCAACTATTACCCTGCTACGCATTACCCTGTTCATCATATGAGAATCGAAAATCTCCGTTCAGAAACGAACGGAAACCTATCCAAAGTCGCAGCGACCGTCATCTGGGAAGATAGCGATCGCCTAACTCAAGAAATCTACTTTCAAACAACTGAACCATTTGCCAATGATCTATCGTGCAATCCTCATGCATTTCTCATTGCTTGTATAATGCCAGCTATGCGTCAGGGCGAAGCAAGGGTGTCTATAAATGCACCAATTTGCCCCGATTTACACAATGGACTTATAACTGCAATGAGTTGGATTCGCCAGTGGTACAAGCCAGAGCGTCAGCTTGTTCAAATTG
This Chroogloeocystis siderophila 5.2 s.c.1 DNA region includes the following protein-coding sequences:
- a CDS encoding glycosyltransferase 61 family protein; the protein is MCFENLYLKTESRRGKATNEDEVIAASTLYGFKAYTIENLSFAKQVRLFSQAETVVPTHGTGLTNIIFAQNLTVVARFTRFICYS
- a CDS encoding glycosyltransferase family 61 protein, which encodes MQAIIYAIKKKILVGRLKAISIVAKYTLRQWLFKPLTKIVGLKILAQEDVLAEKDKYQVWEFGFPETVIADEIRESTDEIPQLIHSHTGVINFGKPFVFTVTNAQLVGPAVVGFDEPGNLIAETFPGIGNIKKYLPTRTLLFKSLPRIKVPQLETAYSLVNWRSQNYYHWVTDCLIRLKGLEHYREQTGNKPLLIIQANPLKWQVESLRLLGYEPENCIQWKVPRVEVKHLVVASAQRERRTPSPAACVWLREQMLSHLPAIDSEQNFASRIYISRANAVGRKVANEDEVLAALTPYGFKAYILENLSFADQVRLFSQAEIVVATHGAGLTNMIFGKNLTVIELFDSFLTPDYFLLAKALGFNYKFLTSGKKTQFQYSKKFNAVSVDIAKLQALLTKLLDTSDFWNVTQDRQPVNTIS
- a CDS encoding NAD-dependent epimerase/dehydratase family protein, which produces MNVLVTGTEGYIGSLLAPMLIQRGHKVLGVDTGFYKVGWLYNGTEYTAKTYNKDIRRITPEDLQDVDAVVHMAELSNDPTGQLAPNITYDINHKGSVRLAELAKAAGVRRFVYMSSCSVYGVATGNDVTEESAVNPQTAYAECKTLVERDVQAMADDSFSPTFMRNATAFGASPRMRFDIVLNNLAGLAWTTKEIKMTSDGTPWRPLVHVLDICKAIACVLEAPRDIIHNQIFNVGDSANNYRVREIAEIVADVFPGCQLSFGDNGSDNRSYRVSFEKINKTLPGFKCDWNALSGAQQLFNYFTLIDMSTETFLFRGFTRLKQLEHLINTQQIDENFFWTY
- a CDS encoding GDSL-type esterase/lipase family protein, translating into MSEIRVEAENMTLTGFRLETNTAASGGQIISLVGGELSEVGSARFTFDGPSGSYNIVVRYFDETDGVSHLEVGKSGLTIDGWYFNQNLGSALANTRTQVRRAIASGLTVKTGDIFRLYATENNGEPARIDYIEFTPVVAPATTSTIINGTNANDRLVGNARNNTLNGFAGNDILDGRGGHNKLNGGSGIDTADYSQATNGIIANFNTGTVLKPVFGTTTPKVMPLGDSITAGQHAVQPTPGTYRIQLWKNLRADNLSVDFVGSQFNGPPSLGDKNHEGHGGWTINQIAGLVDQGSIKTYQPQIVLLMIGTNDVLRGHSLNTITGDLSNLIDRISQDSSNTRIFVSSIAPIDPAIRGTTRANLAKSFNALLSDFVSEKVAQGKKVTYVNAGGSLDLTELVPDGVHPNVSGYNKIGNAWYDTLVKRDTLTGIENVIGSRFADKLIGNSEHNTLKGGLGSDTLTGGGGADNFFYKAPNEGGDIITDFGFDDRFTFSADGFGGGLVRGIKLSTIAADTGVFVNGANPTPLGSSANFLYNTNTGVLRFDRDGVGVESSAVTIATLLGTPSLSASQFYIS
- a CDS encoding FAD-dependent oxidoreductase, whose protein sequence is MIIDARTLPENTIIETEVCIIGAGPAGLTLAHELSGQNFRVCLLESGGTEPNQEIQSFCEGNITQELSQDLSEARCRQLGGAANLWNDRTGQNHVCARLLPLDAIDFEKRDWLPYSGWPFSKSHLDPFYERAQHLYRLRPFAYDAEDWESNQTPRLPLASDRIKSTVYQFGARNVFTHEIRHEIKQSKNLTTYLNANVLEIETNDAKTINSVRVGCLHGHQFRVGAKIFILAMGGIENARLLLLSNKTQNVGLGNHNDLVGRFFMEHPYLRLGMFTPTNRQLFKSAALYDIHWKNNLLIMGKLTLSEELKRRQQLLNSCLLLFPKPKAYESKAVNSLKSLLASSRKAKISKDTLGHLSNVISGMNDAISFVYGNVFKLPEFSYNPAQGGWSRLKGNYKKFSSFEVRISAEQAPNPNVRVTLSQERDRFGLRKINPISWHWSDIDIHSIVQTEKIFQEEIVRANLGQYRSLTELDKGTRPECVGGNHHMGTTRMHPNPKQGVVDENCRIHGTSNLFVAGSSVFPTGGCANPTLTIIALAIRLAEQVKKMMASNAVTTLQRQLN